In Vigna radiata chloroplast, complete genome, one DNA window encodes the following:
- the ccsA gene encoding cytochrome c heme attachment protein, with translation MVFSTLEHILTHISFSVVSILISIHWITLLLGNEIIGLYNLLKKGMIITFFCITGLLVTRWIFSGHLPFSNLYESLIFLSWTFSIFYMVLCFKKKKNYYFNTIITPSILFTQGFATSGLLTEMHESFKLVPALQSHWLMMHVSMMILGYTTLLCGSLISVAILVITFQELIQIFGKSKTFFFFYESFSFAEIKYMNMNDKNNILQQTPFPFYSSYRNYYRYQFIQQLDRWGYRTISLGFIFLTIGNISGAVWANEAWGSYWNWDPKETWAFITWTIFAIYLHTRKNKKLEYRNSSIVASMGFLIIWICYLGINLLGLGLHSYGSFTPN, from the coding sequence ATGGTATTTTCCACTTTAGAGCATATATTAACTCATATATCCTTTTCAGTCGTATCTATTTTAATTTCAATTCATTGGATAACCTTATTATTAGGCAATGAAATCATAGGATTATACAATTTGTTGAAAAAAGGCATGATAATAACCTTTTTTTGTATCACAGGATTGTTAGTTACTCGTTGGATTTTTTCAGGCCATTTACCTTTTAGTAATTTATATGAATCATTAATATTTCTTTCATGGACTTTTTCTATCTTTTATATGGTTCTTTGCTTCAAAAAAAAAAAAAATTACTATTTCAATACCATAATAACACCAAGTATTCTTTTTACCCAAGGCTTTGCTACTTCGGGTCTTTTAACCGAAATGCATGAATCCTTCAAATTAGTGCCTGCTTTACAGTCCCATTGGTTAATGATGCACGTAAGTATGATGATATTGGGTTATACAACTCTTTTATGTGGATCATTAATATCAGTGGCTATTTTAGTCATTACATTTCAAGAACTCATACAAATTTTTGGTAAAAGCAAGACTTTCTTTTTTTTTTATGAATCCTTTTCTTTTGCCGAAATCAAATACATGAATATGAATGATAAAAATAATATTTTACAACAAACTCCTTTTCCGTTTTATTCGTCTTATAGAAATTATTATAGATATCAATTTATTCAACAATTGGATCGTTGGGGTTACCGTACTATTAGTCTAGGTTTTATCTTTTTAACAATAGGTAATATATCAGGAGCAGTATGGGCTAATGAGGCATGGGGATCATATTGGAATTGGGATCCAAAGGAAACTTGGGCTTTTATTACTTGGACAATTTTCGCAATTTATTTACATACTAGAAAAAATAAAAAATTGGAATATAGAAATTCTTCAATAGTGGCCTCCATGGGTTTTCTTATAATTTGGATATGTTATTTAGGGATAAATCTTTTAGGACTAGGACTACATAGTTATGGTTCATTTACACCTAATTAA
- the ndhF gene encoding NADH-plastoquinone oxidoreductase subunit 5, which produces MEYTHQYSWIIPFIPFPVPMLIGVGLLLFPTATKNIRRIWAFPSILLLTIVMIFSLDLSIHQIKNSSIFQYVWSWTINNDISLEFGYLIDPLTSIMSILITTVGILVLIYSDNYMSHDQGYLRFFAYMTLFNISMLGLVTSSNLIQIYFFWELIGMCSYLLIGFWFTRPIAANACQKAFVTNRVGDFGLLLGILGLYWITGSLEFRHLFQIINNLISKNEMNLFFVTLFALLLFSGSVAKSAQFPLHVWLPDAMEGPTPISALIHAATMVAAGIFLVARLFPLFVVLPKIMNAIAFIGIITVILGATLAIAQKDIKKNLAYSTMSQLGYMMLALGMGSYRGALFHLITHAYSKALLFLGSGSIIHSMEALVGYSPAKSQNMVFMGGLTKHVPITKTFFLVGTLSLCGIPPFACFWSKDEILNDSWLYSPIFAIIACSAAGLTAFYMFRIYLLVFEGYLNVHFLNFNGKKNSSFYSLSLWGKKQVKLKRKNEKFLLVLLKIKKNEITSFFIRKRYLHRVNQNIKNIKHLVFGIIHFGTKKTACLYPNESNNTMRFSMLVLVLFTLFVGAIGISFSQEGIHLDILSKLLIPFIDLLHKDSKNLINYFEFFTNATFSVSLTFGGIFIASFFYKSVYSYLKNLNLFNLFEKSFLQKNVADHFQKIIYNWSYNHGYIDVFYEKYLIASIRRLVKFNSFFDKKRIDGITNGIGITSFFLGEAIKYVGGGRIASYILFFILDILIFLVILLLHRNK; this is translated from the coding sequence ATGGAATATACACATCAATATTCATGGATCATACCTTTTATTCCATTCCCAGTTCCGATGTTAATAGGAGTGGGACTTCTACTTTTTCCGACGGCAACGAAAAATATTCGCCGTATTTGGGCTTTTCCTAGTATCTTATTGTTAACTATAGTTATGATTTTTTCGCTTGATTTGTCTATTCATCAAATCAAGAATAGTTCGATTTTTCAATATGTATGGTCTTGGACCATAAATAATGATATTTCTTTAGAGTTTGGCTACTTGATCGATCCACTTACTTCTATTATGTCAATATTAATTACTACGGTTGGCATTCTCGTTCTTATTTATAGTGATAATTATATGTCTCATGATCAAGGATATTTGAGATTTTTTGCTTATATGACTCTTTTTAATATTTCAATGTTGGGATTAGTTACTAGTTCAAATTTGATACAAATTTATTTTTTTTGGGAATTAATTGGAATGTGTTCTTATTTATTAATAGGCTTTTGGTTCACTCGCCCTATTGCGGCAAATGCTTGTCAAAAAGCATTTGTAACAAATCGTGTAGGGGATTTTGGTTTATTATTGGGAATTTTAGGTCTTTATTGGATAACGGGTAGTTTGGAATTTCGGCATTTGTTTCAAATTATAAATAATTTGATTTCGAAAAATGAAATGAATCTTTTTTTTGTTACTCTGTTTGCTCTCTTGCTATTTTCTGGCTCAGTTGCAAAATCTGCCCAATTTCCTCTTCATGTATGGCTACCCGATGCTATGGAGGGGCCTACTCCAATTTCTGCCCTTATACATGCTGCTACTATGGTAGCCGCTGGAATTTTTCTTGTGGCTCGTCTTTTTCCTCTTTTCGTAGTGCTACCCAAAATAATGAACGCAATAGCTTTTATAGGTATAATAACAGTAATATTAGGAGCTACTTTAGCTATTGCTCAAAAAGATATTAAGAAAAATTTGGCCTATTCTACAATGTCTCAATTGGGTTATATGATGTTAGCTTTGGGTATGGGATCTTATCGAGGCGCTTTATTTCATTTGATTACTCATGCTTATTCAAAAGCATTGTTGTTTTTAGGATCTGGATCTATTATTCATTCAATGGAAGCTCTTGTCGGATATTCTCCAGCTAAAAGTCAAAATATGGTTTTTATGGGCGGTTTAACAAAACATGTACCAATTACAAAAACTTTTTTTTTAGTGGGTACACTCTCTCTTTGCGGTATTCCACCCTTTGCCTGTTTTTGGTCTAAGGATGAGATTCTTAATGATAGTTGGTTGTATTCACCAATTTTTGCAATAATAGCTTGTTCTGCAGCAGGATTAACTGCATTTTATATGTTTCGAATTTATTTACTTGTTTTTGAAGGATATTTAAACGTTCATTTTTTGAATTTTAATGGAAAAAAAAATAGTTCATTCTATTCACTATCTTTATGGGGGAAGAAACAAGTAAAACTTAAAAGAAAAAACGAAAAATTTTTATTAGTTTTACTAAAAATCAAAAAGAATGAAATCACTTCTTTTTTTATCCGCAAGAGATATCTACATCGCGTTAATCAAAATATCAAAAATATAAAACATCTTGTTTTTGGTATTATCCATTTTGGCACTAAAAAAACTGCTTGTTTATATCCTAATGAATCTAACAATACTATGCGATTTTCTATGCTTGTTTTAGTGCTCTTTACTTTATTCGTTGGTGCCATAGGAATCTCTTTCAGCCAAGAAGGAATACATTTGGATATTTTATCAAAATTGTTAATTCCGTTTATAGACCTTTTACATAAAGATTCAAAAAATTTGATTAATTATTTTGAATTTTTCACAAACGCAACTTTTTCTGTGAGTCTCACTTTTGGGGGAATCTTTATAGCGTCTTTTTTTTACAAATCGGTTTATTCCTATTTAAAAAATTTGAATTTATTCAATTTATTTGAAAAAAGTTTTCTTCAAAAAAATGTTGCCGATCATTTTCAAAAGATCATATATAATTGGTCGTATAATCATGGTTATATAGATGTTTTTTATGAAAAATATTTAATTGCCAGTATCAGAAGATTAGTGAAATTCAATTCTTTTTTTGATAAAAAAAGAATTGATGGAATTACGAATGGAATAGGTATTACAAGTTTTTTTCTAGGAGAAGCTATCAAATATGTGGGGGGTGGCCGAATAGCTTCGTATATATTATTCTTTATTCTAGATATATTAATCTTTCTAGTAATTTTATTGTTACATCGAAACAAATAA
- the ndhB gene encoding NADH-plastoquinone oxidoreductase subunit 2 — MKAFHLLLFDGSFIFPECILIFGLILLLMIDSTSDQKDISWFYFISSTSLVMSITALLFRWREEPMIAFSGNFQTNNFNEIFQFLILLCSTLCIPLSVEYIECTEMAITEFLLFILTTTLGGMFLCGANDLITIFVALECFSLCSYLLSGYTKKDVRSNEATTKYLLMGGASSSILVHGFSWLYGSSGGEIELQEIVNGLINTQMYNSPGIFIALLFITVGIGFKLSPAPSHQWTPDVYEGSPTPVVAFLSVTSKVAASASATRIFDIPFYFSSNEWHLLLEILAILSMILGNLIAITQTSMKRMLAYSSIGQIGYVIIGIIVGDSNGGYASMITYMLFYISMNLGTFACIVSFGLRTGTDNIRDYAGLYTKDPYLALSLALCLLSLGGLPPLAGFFGKLHLFWCGWQAGLYFLVSIGLLTSVVSIYYYLKIIKLLMTGRNQEITPHVRNYRRSPLRSNNSIELSMIVCVIASTIPGISMNPIIEIAQDTLF; from the exons ATGAAAGCCTTTCATTTGCTTCTCTTCGATGGAAGTTTTATTTTCCCAGAATGTATCCTAATTTTTGGCCTAATTCTTCTTCTGATGATTGATTCAACCTCTGATCAAAAAGATATATCTTGGTTCTATTTTATCTCTTCAACAAGTTTAGTAATGAGCATAACGGCCCTATTGTTCCGATGGAGAGAAGAACCTATGATTGCCTTTTCGGGAAATTTCCAAACGAACAATTTCAACGAAATCTTTCAATTTCTTATTTTACTATGTTCAACTCTATGTATTCCTCTATCCGTAGAGTACATTGAATGTACAGAAATGGCTATAACAGAGTTTCTCTTATTCATATTAACAACTACTCTAGGAGGAATGTTTTTATGCGGCGCTAACGATTTAATAACTATCTTTGTAGCTCTAGAATGTTTCAGTTTATGTTCCTATCTACTATCTGGATATACCAAGAAAGATGTACGGTCTAATGAGGCTACTACGAAATATTTACTCATGGGTGGAGCAAGCTCTTCTATTCTGGTTCATGGTTTCTCTTGGCTATATGGTTCATCCGGGGGAGAGATCGAGCTTCAAGAAATAGTGAATGGTCTTATCAATACACAAATGTATAACTCCCCAGGAATTTTCATTGCACTTTTATTCATCACTGTAGGAATTGGGTTCAAGCTTTCCCCAGCCCCTTCTCATCAATGGACTCCTGACGTATACGAAGGA TCTCCCACTCCAGTCGTTGCTTTTCTTTCTGTTACTTCGAAAGTAGCTGCTTCAGCTTCAGCCACTCGAATTTTCGATATCCCTTTTTATTTCTCATCAAACGAATGGCATCTTCTTCTGGAAATCCTAGCTATTCTTAGCATGATATTGGGGAATCTGATTGCTATTACCCAAACAAGCATGAAACGTATGCTTGCGTATTCGTCCATAGGTCAAATCGGATATGTAATTATTGGAATAATTGTTGGAGACTCCAATGGTGGATATGCAAGCATGATAACTTATATGCTGTTCTATATCTCGATGAATCTAGGAACTTTTGCTTGCATTGTATCATTTGGTCTACGTACCGGAACTGATAACATTCGAGATTATGCAGGATTATACACGAAAGATCCTTATTTGGCTCTCTCTTTAGCCCTATGTCTCTTATCCTTAGGAGGTCTTCCTCCACTAGCAGGTTTTTTCGGAAAACTTCATTTATTCTGGTGTGGATGGCAGGCAGGCTTATATTTCTTAGTTTCAATAGGACTCCTTACAAGCGTTGTTTCTATCTACTATTATCTAAAAATAATCAAGTTATTAATGACTGGACGAAACCAAGAAATAACTCCTCACGTGCGAAATTATAGAAGGTCCCCTTTAAGATCAAACAATTCCATCGAATTAAGTATGATTGTATGTGTGATAGCATCTACTATACCAGGAATATCAATGAACCCTATTATTGAAATTGCTCAGGATACCCTTTTTTAG
- the ndhE gene encoding NADH-plastoquinone oxidoreductase subunit 4L yields the protein MIFEHALVLSAYLFSIGIYGLITSRNMVRALMCLELILNAVNINLVTFSDFFDRRQLKGNIFSIFVIAVAAAEAAIGPAIVSSIYRNRKSTRINQSNLLNK from the coding sequence ATGATATTCGAGCATGCACTTGTTTTGAGTGCTTATTTATTTTCTATAGGTATCTATGGATTGATCACGAGCCGAAATATGGTTAGAGCCCTTATGTGTCTTGAACTTATACTAAATGCAGTTAATATAAATCTCGTAACCTTTTCTGATTTTTTTGATAGGCGGCAATTAAAAGGAAATATTTTTTCAATTTTTGTTATAGCTGTTGCAGCCGCTGAAGCAGCTATCGGACCGGCTATTGTTTCCTCAATATATCGTAATAGAAAATCAACCCGTATCAATCAATCAAATTTGTTGAATAAATAG
- the psaC gene encoding photosystem I subunit VII yields the protein MSHSVKIYDTCIGCTQCVRACPTDVLEMIPWDGCKAKQIASAPRTEDCVGCKRCESACPTDFLSVRVYLWHETTRSMGLAY from the coding sequence ATGTCACATTCAGTAAAGATTTATGATACATGTATAGGATGTACTCAATGTGTACGAGCCTGCCCAACAGATGTATTAGAAATGATACCTTGGGACGGATGTAAAGCTAAACAAATTGCTTCTGCCCCAAGAACAGAGGACTGTGTTGGTTGTAAGAGGTGTGAATCCGCCTGTCCGACGGATTTCTTAAGTGTTAGAGTTTATTTATGGCATGAAACAACTCGAAGCATGGGTCTAGCTTATTGA
- the ndhI gene encoding NADH-plastoquinone oxidoreductase subunit I, translating into MFLMVTEFINYSEQIIRAARYIGQGLMITLSHANRLPVTIQYPYEKIISSERFRGRIHFEFDKCIACEVCVRVCPIDLPIVDWKLETDIRKKRLLNYSIDFGICIFCGNCIEYCPTNCLSMTEEYELSTYDRHELNYNLIALGRLPVSVIDDYTIRTIQIK; encoded by the coding sequence ATGTTCCTTATGGTAACTGAATTCATAAATTATAGTGAACAAATAATTCGAGCTGCTAGGTATATTGGTCAAGGTCTCATGATTACCTTATCTCACGCAAATAGGTTACCCGTAACTATTCAATATCCTTATGAAAAAATAATCTCATCAGAACGTTTTCGCGGTCGAATACATTTTGAATTTGATAAATGCATTGCTTGTGAAGTATGTGTTCGTGTCTGTCCTATAGATCTACCCATTGTTGATTGGAAACTAGAAACAGATATTCGAAAAAAACGGTTGCTTAATTACAGTATTGATTTTGGAATCTGTATATTTTGTGGTAACTGTATTGAATATTGTCCAACAAATTGTTTATCAATGACCGAAGAATATGAACTGTCAACTTATGATCGCCACGAATTGAATTATAATCTAATTGCTTTGGGTCGTTTACCGGTATCAGTAATTGATGATTATACAATTCGAACAATTCAAATAAAATGA
- the ndhG gene encoding NADH-plastoquinone oxidoreductase subunit 6 — translation MDLSESLHDFILIFLGSGLILGSLGVVFFTNPIFSAFSLGLVLVCVSLFYILSNSHFVAASQLLIYVGAINVLIIFAVMFMNGSDYYQNFRVWTVGDGITLMVCTSIFLSQITTILDTSWHGIIWTTRPNQILEQDLISTSQQIGIHLSTDFFLPFELISIILLVALIGAIFVARQ, via the coding sequence ATGGATTTGTCCGAATCGCTACATGATTTTATTTTAATCTTTCTTGGATCAGGTCTTATATTAGGAAGTCTAGGAGTAGTATTCTTTACGAATCCTATTTTTTCTGCTTTTTCATTGGGACTTGTTCTTGTTTGTGTATCTTTATTCTATATTTTATCAAACTCCCATTTCGTAGCTGCCTCACAGCTACTTATTTACGTGGGCGCTATAAATGTTTTAATAATATTTGCTGTTATGTTTATGAATGGTTCGGACTATTACCAAAATTTTCGTGTTTGGACCGTTGGGGATGGAATTACTTTGATGGTTTGTACCAGTATCTTTCTTTCACAAATAACTACTATTCTAGATACATCATGGCACGGAATTATTTGGACGACAAGACCCAATCAGATTTTAGAGCAAGATTTGATAAGTACTAGTCAACAAATTGGAATTCATTTATCAACAGATTTTTTTCTCCCATTTGAACTAATTTCAATAATTCTTTTAGTTGCTTTAATAGGTGCAATTTTTGTGGCTCGCCAATAA
- the ndhA gene encoding NADH-plastoquinone oxidoreductase subunit 1 codes for MIIDLTEIQDIHFFFRLQFFKEIYGILWVFVPIFILILGITISVLAIVWLEREISAGIQQRIGPEYTGPFGVLQALADGTKLLFKENLIPSRGDIRLFSFGPSISVISIIISYSVIPFGYNFVLSDLNIGVFLWIAISSIAPIGLLMSGYGSNNKYSFLGGLRAAAQSISYEIPLTLCVLSISLLSNSLSTVDIVDAQSKYGFWGWNLWRQPMGFLVFLISSLAECERLPFDLPEAEEELIAGYQTEYSGIKFGLFYVASYLNLFVSSLFVTVLYFGGSNISIPYIFVSNFFEIHKTYGVFVTIIGIFITLVKTYLFIFVSITTRWTLPRLRIDQLLNLGWKFLLPISLGNLLLTTSSQLFSL; via the exons ATGATAATTGATTTAACAGAAATACAAGATATACATTTTTTTTTCAGATTGCAATTTTTTAAAGAGATATATGGAATTCTTTGGGTATTTGTGCCTATTTTTATTTTGATATTAGGAATTACTATAAGTGTACTAGCAATTGTATGGTTAGAAAGAGAAATATCTGCAGGGATACAACAGCGTATTGGACCTGAATACACCGGTCCTTTTGGAGTTCTTCAAGCTCTAGCAGACGGAACCAAATTACTTTTTAAAGAGAATCTTATTCCATCTAGAGGAGATATTCGTTTATTTAGTTTCGGACCATCTATCTCAGTCATATCCATTATAATAAGCTATTCAGTAATTCCTTTTGGCTATAACTTTGTTTTATCTGATCTGAATATTGGTGTTTTTTTATGGATTGCTATTTCGAGTATTGCCCCCATTGGACTTCTTATGTCAGGATATGGGTCAAATAATAAATATTCCTTTTTGGGTGGTCTACGAGCAGCTGCTCAATCAATTAGTTATGAAATACCATTAACTCTATGTGTGTTATCGATATCTCTA TTATCTAACAGTTTAAGTACAGTTGATATAGTTGATGCACAATCCAAATATGGTTTTTGGGGATGGAATTTGTGGCGTCAACCTATGGGTTTCCTCGTTTTTCTAATCTCTTCCCTAGCAGAATGTGAAAGATTACCTTTTGATTTACCAGAAGCGGAAGAAGAACTAATAGCGGGTTATCAAACCGAATATTCCGGTATCAAATTTGGTTTATTTTATGTTGCTTCCTATTTAAACCTATTTGTTTCTTCCTTATTTGTAACAGTTCTTTATTTTGGTGGTTCAAATATCTCTATTCCGTACATCTTCGTTTCTAATTTTTTTGAAATACATAAAACATACGGAGTTTTTGTAACGATAATTGGTATCTTTATTACACTAGTGAAAACTTATTTATTCATATTCGTTTCTATCACAACAAGATGGACTTTGCCTAGGCTAAGAATAGATCAATTATTAAATCTTGGGTGGAAGTTTCTTTTACCCATTTCTCTTGGTAATCTATTATTAACAACGTCGTCTCAACTGTTTTCACTGTAA
- the ndhD gene encoding NADH-plastoquinone oxidoreductase subunit 4, translated as MNYFPWLTTVVVLPIVGGSLIVLFPHKGNKTIKWYTYCICFIDLLLITYVFCYHFELDDPLIQLTENYKWIHFFDFYWRFGIDGLSLGPLLLTGFITTLATLSAQPVTRESKLFYFLMLAMYSGQLGTFSSQDILLFFIMWELELIPVYLLLSMWGGKKRLYSATKFILYTAGSSVFLLLGILGMSFYSSNEPTLNFESLTNQSYPVALEIIFYMGFLIAFAVKSPIIPLHTWLPDTHGEAHYSTCMLLAGILLKMGAYGLVRINMELLSRAHSIFCPWLMLLGSIQIIYAASTSLGQRNIKKRIAYSSVSHMGFLILGIGSISETGLNGAILQIISHGFIGAALFFLAGTSYDRLRLLYLDEMGGMAIPMPKIFTIFTTLSMASLALPGMSGFVAELIVLLGIITNQKYLFITKILITFVTAIGMILTPIYLLSILRQMFYGYKLFNTPNSYLFDSGPRELFISISILIPVISIGIYPDFIFSFSADKVETILSNFL; from the coding sequence ACGAATTATTTTCCTTGGTTAACAACAGTTGTAGTTTTGCCAATAGTCGGAGGTTCTTTAATTGTCTTATTTCCCCATAAAGGAAATAAGACAATTAAATGGTATACTTATTGTATATGTTTCATAGATCTCCTTCTAATAACCTATGTATTTTGTTATCACTTCGAATTGGATGATCCACTAATCCAATTGACAGAAAATTATAAATGGATCCATTTTTTTGACTTTTACTGGAGATTCGGAATAGATGGACTCTCTCTAGGACCTCTTTTATTAACGGGATTTATCACTACGTTAGCTACGTTATCAGCTCAACCAGTTACTCGAGAATCTAAATTATTCTATTTTCTGATGTTAGCAATGTATAGTGGTCAACTAGGAACATTTTCTTCTCAAGACATTTTACTTTTTTTCATCATGTGGGAATTAGAATTAATTCCCGTTTATCTACTTTTATCTATGTGGGGTGGAAAAAAACGTTTGTATTCAGCTACAAAGTTTATTTTGTACACTGCGGGAAGTTCTGTTTTTTTATTACTGGGAATTCTGGGTATGAGTTTCTATAGTTCTAATGAACCAACATTAAATTTTGAATCATTAACTAATCAATCATATCCCGTGGCACTGGAAATAATCTTCTATATGGGATTTCTTATTGCTTTTGCTGTCAAATCACCAATTATACCCTTACATACATGGTTACCAGATACCCATGGAGAGGCGCATTACAGCACTTGTATGCTTTTAGCCGGAATATTATTAAAAATGGGAGCATATGGGTTGGTTCGAATTAATATGGAATTATTATCTCGCGCTCATTCTATATTTTGTCCATGGTTAATGCTATTAGGTTCCATTCAAATAATCTATGCAGCTTCAACATCTCTTGGTCAACGCAATATAAAAAAAAGAATAGCTTATTCCTCGGTATCTCATATGGGTTTCTTAATTTTAGGAATTGGTTCTATAAGCGAGACAGGGCTGAATGGGGCTATTTTACAAATAATCTCTCACGGATTTATTGGTGCTGCCCTTTTTTTCTTGGCGGGAACTAGTTATGATAGACTACGTCTTCTTTATCTCGACGAAATGGGTGGAATGGCTATCCCAATGCCAAAAATATTCACGATTTTCACTACCTTATCGATGGCTTCTCTTGCATTACCGGGCATGAGCGGTTTTGTTGCAGAATTGATAGTATTATTGGGAATAATTACCAATCAAAAATATCTTTTCATCACAAAAATACTCATAACTTTTGTAACCGCAATTGGAATGATATTAACCCCTATTTATTTATTATCTATCTTACGTCAAATGTTCTATGGATACAAGCTTTTTAATACACCAAATTCTTATTTGTTTGATTCGGGGCCACGAGAATTATTTATTTCAATTTCTATCCTTATACCCGTAATAAGTATTGGCATTTATCCAGATTTTATTTTTTCATTTTCGGCTGACAAGGTTGAAACTATTCTCTCTAATTTTTTATAG
- the rps7 gene encoding ribosomal protein S7, protein MSRRGTAEEKTAKSDPIYRNRLVNMLVNRILKHGKKSLAYQILYRAMKKIQQKTETNPLSVLRQAIRGVTPDIAVKARRVGGSTHQVPVEIGSAQGKALAIRWLLGASRKRPGRNMAFKLSSELVDAAKGSGDAIRKKEETHRMAEANRAFAHFR, encoded by the coding sequence ATGTCACGGCGAGGTACTGCAGAAGAAAAAACCGCAAAATCCGATCCAATTTATCGTAATCGATTAGTTAACATGTTGGTTAACCGTATTCTGAAACACGGAAAAAAATCATTGGCTTATCAAATTCTCTATCGAGCTATGAAAAAGATTCAACAAAAGACAGAAACAAATCCACTATCTGTTTTACGTCAAGCAATACGTGGAGTAACTCCCGATATAGCAGTAAAAGCAAGACGCGTAGGCGGATCAACTCATCAAGTTCCCGTTGAAATAGGATCCGCACAAGGAAAAGCACTTGCCATTCGTTGGTTATTGGGGGCATCCCGAAAACGTCCGGGTCGAAATATGGCTTTCAAATTAAGTTCCGAATTAGTGGATGCTGCCAAAGGTAGTGGCGATGCCATACGCAAAAAGGAAGAGACTCATAGAATGGCAGAGGCAAATAGAGCTTTTGCACATTTTCGTTAA
- the rpl32 gene encoding ribosomal protein L32: MAVPKKRTSRSKKIIRNTLWKKKGYLKALKAFSLGQSIFTGNSKSFFCNKYQR, translated from the coding sequence ATGGCAGTTCCAAAAAAGCGCACGTCTAGATCAAAAAAAATTATTCGGAACACTTTATGGAAAAAGAAGGGATATTTGAAAGCATTAAAAGCTTTTTCATTAGGGCAATCTATTTTTACGGGGAATTCAAAAAGCTTTTTCTGTAACAAATATCAACGTTAG